In Dendropsophus ebraccatus isolate aDenEbr1 chromosome 14, aDenEbr1.pat, whole genome shotgun sequence, the following proteins share a genomic window:
- the LOC138771768 gene encoding upstream-binding protein 1-like isoform X3 gives MRRPSPTSTRSVVRVAFHDRRLQYSERQQLESWQLSHPGDRILDIDVPLSVGVIDPLVNPNALNIIEFLWDPSKRTSVFLQVHCISTEFTQRKNGGEKGAPFRIQLDTYKADSQGNFTEHLYSCSCQVKVFKPKGADRKQKTDREKVEKRSALEREKYQPPCDSTVLTECTPWPEAETPRSPSSTPGLCSPRNFKVPTPDRICASPVCASDSSTECTGESLSPSASINDTQQWLLRNRFSNYCRTFSNFTGTDLLKLTRRDLTQICGVADGIRLSHALTARSVRPRLTLYISTESPSKNQEAPDASQTALYQEIYLEDVTAAELTNKLADLFSVPANHILRISRTGPHGIHILLSDMMVRNMADESCFTAMLQKLQNPDGYHCILR, from the exons ATGAGGAGACCCTCACCTACCTCAACCAGG AGTGTGGTCCGGGTGGCTTTCCATGACCGACGCCTGCAATATAGTGAACGACAGCAATTGGAAAGCTGGCAGCTCAGTCACCCAGGAGACCGAATACTGGACATAG ATGTGCCTTTGTCTGTGGGAGTGATCGACCCTCTGGTAAATCCCAACGCCTTAAACATCATTGAATTCCTATGGGATCCCAGTAAAAGAACATCTGTTTTTCTACAG GTGCACTGCATCAGTACAGAGTTCACACAAAGAAagaatgggggagagaagggagCCCCATTCCGAATCCAGTTGGACACGTACAAGGCCGACTCCCAGGGCAACTTTACCGAGCATTTGTACTCCTGTAGCTGCCAAGTCAAAGTGTTCAAG CCCAAAGGAGCAGACAGGAAGCAGAAGACCGATCGTGAGAAGGTGGAGAAGCGCTCAGCACTAGAACGTGAGAAGTACCAGCCCCCTTGTGACTCCACAGTCCTTACAGAG TGTACGCCATGGCCAGAGGCTGAAACCCCCAGAAGCCCCTCCAGCACTCCTGGCCTCTGCTCACCACGTAACTTCAAGGTGCCCACTCCCGACAG GATCTGTGCATCCCCTGTGTGCGCTTCAGACAGCTCTACAGAGTGTACAGGAGAG AGTCTCAGCCCTTCCGCCTCCATCAATGACACTCAGCAATGGCTGCTGCGAAATCGATTCTCTAATTACTGCCGAACATTTTCCAATTTCACAG GTACAGATCTCCTAAAGTTGACCCGCCGGGATCTTACACAAATCTGTGGAGTGGCGGATGGGATCCGGCTGTCTCACGCTCTGACGGCAAG GTCTGTACGTCCTCGTCTGACATTGTACATTAGTACAGAGTCACCAAGCAAGAACCAGGAAGCCCCAGATGCAAGTCAGACAG CACTGTATCAGGAGATCTACTTGGAGGATGTGACTGCAGCTGAATTAACCAATAAGCTGGCAGATCTATTCAGCGTCCCAGCAAACCACATCCTACGGATCTCCAGGACCGGTCCCCATGGGATCCACATTCTGCTGAGTGACATG ATGGTGAGAAATATGGCTGATGAATCATGCTTTACAGCTATGCTGCAAAAAT TGCAAAATCCAGACGGCTACCACTGCATCCTACGGTAA
- the LOC138771768 gene encoding upstream-binding protein 1-like isoform X2, whose amino-acid sequence MLFWHSQPEHYWPTPAEHYQNTTNAIYRETIPLPFLKQEDQPMPTPLCPAFQCVLCAPSSPAVKLHEETLTYLNQGQSYEIRMLSNWKGAADIPESRRLLKSVVRVAFHDRRLQYSERQQLESWQLSHPGDRILDIDVPLSVGVIDPLVNPNALNIIEFLWDPSKRTSVFLQVHCISTEFTQRKNGGEKGAPFRIQLDTYKADSQGNFTEHLYSCSCQVKVFKPKGADRKQKTDREKVEKRSALEREKYQPPCDSTVLTECTPWPEAETPRSPSSTPGLCSPRNFKVPTPDRICASPVCASDSSTECTGESLSPSASINDTQQWLLRNRFSNYCRTFSNFTGTDLLKLTRRDLTQICGVADGIRLSHALTARSVRPRLTLYISTESPSKNQEAPDASQTALYQEIYLEDVTAAELTNKLADLFSVPANHILRISRTGPHGIHILLSDMMVRNMADESCFTAMLQKLQNPDGYHCILR is encoded by the exons ATGCTGTTCTGGCACAGCCAACCTGAGCATTACTGGCCTACCCCTGCCGAACACTACCAGAACACAACCAATGCCATCTACAG ggagaccATACCACTGCCATTTCTGAAACAAGAGGACCAGCCTATGCCCACCCCGCTGTGCCCGGCCTTCCAGTGTGTTCTCTGTGCCCCCAGCTCTCCAGCTGTAAAACTACATGAGGAGACCCTCACCTACCTCAACCAGG GCCAGTCCTATGAGATCCGCATGTTAAGTAACTGGAAGGGAGCCGCCGATATACCTGAGAGTCGCCGGTTACTGAAG AGTGTGGTCCGGGTGGCTTTCCATGACCGACGCCTGCAATATAGTGAACGACAGCAATTGGAAAGCTGGCAGCTCAGTCACCCAGGAGACCGAATACTGGACATAG ATGTGCCTTTGTCTGTGGGAGTGATCGACCCTCTGGTAAATCCCAACGCCTTAAACATCATTGAATTCCTATGGGATCCCAGTAAAAGAACATCTGTTTTTCTACAG GTGCACTGCATCAGTACAGAGTTCACACAAAGAAagaatgggggagagaagggagCCCCATTCCGAATCCAGTTGGACACGTACAAGGCCGACTCCCAGGGCAACTTTACCGAGCATTTGTACTCCTGTAGCTGCCAAGTCAAAGTGTTCAAG CCCAAAGGAGCAGACAGGAAGCAGAAGACCGATCGTGAGAAGGTGGAGAAGCGCTCAGCACTAGAACGTGAGAAGTACCAGCCCCCTTGTGACTCCACAGTCCTTACAGAG TGTACGCCATGGCCAGAGGCTGAAACCCCCAGAAGCCCCTCCAGCACTCCTGGCCTCTGCTCACCACGTAACTTCAAGGTGCCCACTCCCGACAG GATCTGTGCATCCCCTGTGTGCGCTTCAGACAGCTCTACAGAGTGTACAGGAGAG AGTCTCAGCCCTTCCGCCTCCATCAATGACACTCAGCAATGGCTGCTGCGAAATCGATTCTCTAATTACTGCCGAACATTTTCCAATTTCACAG GTACAGATCTCCTAAAGTTGACCCGCCGGGATCTTACACAAATCTGTGGAGTGGCGGATGGGATCCGGCTGTCTCACGCTCTGACGGCAAG GTCTGTACGTCCTCGTCTGACATTGTACATTAGTACAGAGTCACCAAGCAAGAACCAGGAAGCCCCAGATGCAAGTCAGACAG CACTGTATCAGGAGATCTACTTGGAGGATGTGACTGCAGCTGAATTAACCAATAAGCTGGCAGATCTATTCAGCGTCCCAGCAAACCACATCCTACGGATCTCCAGGACCGGTCCCCATGGGATCCACATTCTGCTGAGTGACATG ATGGTGAGAAATATGGCTGATGAATCATGCTTTACAGCTATGCTGCAAAAAT TGCAAAATCCAGACGGCTACCACTGCATCCTACGGTAA
- the LOC138771768 gene encoding transcription factor CP2-like protein 1 isoform X1: MLLSSHILEYLTLQSIVSVIETSGHTMLFWHSQPEHYWPTPAEHYQNTTNAIYRETIPLPFLKQEDQPMPTPLCPAFQCVLCAPSSPAVKLHEETLTYLNQGQSYEIRMLSNWKGAADIPESRRLLKSVVRVAFHDRRLQYSERQQLESWQLSHPGDRILDIDVPLSVGVIDPLVNPNALNIIEFLWDPSKRTSVFLQVHCISTEFTQRKNGGEKGAPFRIQLDTYKADSQGNFTEHLYSCSCQVKVFKPKGADRKQKTDREKVEKRSALEREKYQPPCDSTVLTECTPWPEAETPRSPSSTPGLCSPRNFKVPTPDRICASPVCASDSSTECTGESLSPSASINDTQQWLLRNRFSNYCRTFSNFTGTDLLKLTRRDLTQICGVADGIRLSHALTARSVRPRLTLYISTESPSKNQEAPDASQTALYQEIYLEDVTAAELTNKLADLFSVPANHILRISRTGPHGIHILLSDMMVRNMADESCFTAMLQKLQNPDGYHCILR, encoded by the exons ATGCTTCTGTCTTCTCACATCTTGGAATACCTAACCCTACAGTCCATTGTATCCGTCATTGAGACATCAGGACACACCATGCTGTTCTGGCACAGCCAACCTGAGCATTACTGGCCTACCCCTGCCGAACACTACCAGAACACAACCAATGCCATCTACAG ggagaccATACCACTGCCATTTCTGAAACAAGAGGACCAGCCTATGCCCACCCCGCTGTGCCCGGCCTTCCAGTGTGTTCTCTGTGCCCCCAGCTCTCCAGCTGTAAAACTACATGAGGAGACCCTCACCTACCTCAACCAGG GCCAGTCCTATGAGATCCGCATGTTAAGTAACTGGAAGGGAGCCGCCGATATACCTGAGAGTCGCCGGTTACTGAAG AGTGTGGTCCGGGTGGCTTTCCATGACCGACGCCTGCAATATAGTGAACGACAGCAATTGGAAAGCTGGCAGCTCAGTCACCCAGGAGACCGAATACTGGACATAG ATGTGCCTTTGTCTGTGGGAGTGATCGACCCTCTGGTAAATCCCAACGCCTTAAACATCATTGAATTCCTATGGGATCCCAGTAAAAGAACATCTGTTTTTCTACAG GTGCACTGCATCAGTACAGAGTTCACACAAAGAAagaatgggggagagaagggagCCCCATTCCGAATCCAGTTGGACACGTACAAGGCCGACTCCCAGGGCAACTTTACCGAGCATTTGTACTCCTGTAGCTGCCAAGTCAAAGTGTTCAAG CCCAAAGGAGCAGACAGGAAGCAGAAGACCGATCGTGAGAAGGTGGAGAAGCGCTCAGCACTAGAACGTGAGAAGTACCAGCCCCCTTGTGACTCCACAGTCCTTACAGAG TGTACGCCATGGCCAGAGGCTGAAACCCCCAGAAGCCCCTCCAGCACTCCTGGCCTCTGCTCACCACGTAACTTCAAGGTGCCCACTCCCGACAG GATCTGTGCATCCCCTGTGTGCGCTTCAGACAGCTCTACAGAGTGTACAGGAGAG AGTCTCAGCCCTTCCGCCTCCATCAATGACACTCAGCAATGGCTGCTGCGAAATCGATTCTCTAATTACTGCCGAACATTTTCCAATTTCACAG GTACAGATCTCCTAAAGTTGACCCGCCGGGATCTTACACAAATCTGTGGAGTGGCGGATGGGATCCGGCTGTCTCACGCTCTGACGGCAAG GTCTGTACGTCCTCGTCTGACATTGTACATTAGTACAGAGTCACCAAGCAAGAACCAGGAAGCCCCAGATGCAAGTCAGACAG CACTGTATCAGGAGATCTACTTGGAGGATGTGACTGCAGCTGAATTAACCAATAAGCTGGCAGATCTATTCAGCGTCCCAGCAAACCACATCCTACGGATCTCCAGGACCGGTCCCCATGGGATCCACATTCTGCTGAGTGACATG ATGGTGAGAAATATGGCTGATGAATCATGCTTTACAGCTATGCTGCAAAAAT TGCAAAATCCAGACGGCTACCACTGCATCCTACGGTAA